AGACATAAAGGCCATGAGGACTTGACGTCATCCCCACCTTCCTCCCCGTTTTCCGGGGCAGTCCCCTTAGAGTCCCCGGCATGACCCGATGGTAACTAAGGGCAAGGGTTGCGCTCGTTGCGGGACTTAACCCAACATCTCACGACACGAGCTGACGACAGCCATGCAGCACCTCTACCGGCGTCCCGAAGGAAAGCCCTGTTTCCAGGGATGTCACCGGCGGTTCAAGCCTGGGTAAGGTTCTTCGCGTTGCGTCGAATTGAACCACATGCTCCACCGCTTGTGCGGGCCCCCGTCAATTCCTTTGAGTTTCAGCCTTGCGACCGTACTCCCCAGGCGGGGCACTTAATGCGTTAGCTTCGGCACAGCAGGGGTCGATACCCGCTACACCAAGTGCCCATCGTTTACAGCTAGGACTACCAGGGTATCTAATCCTGTTTGCTACCCTAGCTTTCGCGCCTCAGCGTCAGTACCGGTCCAGGTAGCCGCCTTCGCCACCGGTGTTCCTCCCAATATCTACGCATTTCACCGCTACACTGGGAATTCCACTACCCTCTCCCGGACTCAAGCCGAGCAGTTTAAGACGCAGTTCCTTGGTTGAGCCAAGGGATTTCACGTCAGACTTACTCGACCGCCTACGCGCCCTTTACGCCCAATAATTCCGAACAACGCTGGCCCCCTCCGTATTACCGCGGCTGCTGGCACGGAGTTAGCCGGGGCTTCCTCTGGTGGTACAGTCAGGGCCGAGAGGTATTAACTCCCGACCGATTCTTCCCACCTGACAGGGTTTTACGACCCGAAGGCCTTCATCACCCACGCGGCGTTGCTGCGTCAGGCTTTCGCCCATTGCGCAAGATTCCTCACTGCTGCCTCCCGTAGGAGTCTGGACCGTGTCTCAGTTCCAATGTGGCCGATCGCCCTCTCAGGCCGGCTACCCATCGTCGCCTTGGTGGGCCATTACCCCGCCAACTAGCTAATGGGCCGCGGGCCCCTCCTCAAGTGATAGCTTGCAAGCATTGGCCATCTTTGGTTTCCAATCCCTGGGGACCGAAAACTTTATCCGGTATTAGCCCACCTTTCGGCGGGTTATTCCGAGCTCGAGGGTAGGTTACCCACGTGTTACTCACCCGTTCGCCACTTTACCGGGGGTATTGCTACCCCTTTCTCGTTCGACTTGCATGTGTTAAGCACGCCGCCAGCGTTCGTTCTGAGCCAGGATCAAACTCTCCAGTTAAAATCTCACGTCCTTGCGGACGAGGGATTACACGGAGTCCGATCCGTAAGTTACTGAAATAACTCAGGATAACTTGGGACGCACGCACGTCCTATTCAGTTTTCAAAGAACGCAGTGTTTTCGAGGGGGTGTGATTGTAAGAGACTACTAACGGCCTGTCAAGATGTTTTTTGACTTCTTGCGCCCCTTGATTTAGGGGGCTTGGGTATTATACGATGCCTTTCGCACGGGAATCGCGAAGTGGGCTGAACGTCGCCCACTTTTTTATTTTGTCCCTTTCTCGACTGGCCTCGCGGTCCTGGTCAGAAAGTCCCGAAAAATGACGTCCGGCACGGAAAAGGGCGAAATCCTGACGAAAGTTACTTCGCTCGTCCAACGGGCGGTCGAAGGACTCGGCTTCGAGCTGGTTCACATCGATCTGGAAAAACAGCGTGGGGCCTGGTTTCTGAGAATCTACATCGACAAGCCCGCCGGGGTGACGCTCGATGATTGCGCCCAAGCCTCCCGCCAGGTCAGCACGGAGCTTGATGTCGAGGATATGGTACCGGGACGTTATACGCTGGAGATTTCATCACCGGGCCTGGACCGACCGCTGCGCACCGACGCAGATTTTCTTCGTTATGTCGGAAGGAAGGTCTTCATCCATACCCGGGAGCCGCTTCAGCAACAGCGGAATTTCGTCGGGCTCCTGAAGTCCCTGGAAGCAGGGGTCGTCATGCTTCAGGACGCGCGGGGCGCCCTTTGGGCCATCCCGAGGAACCTCATCACGAAGGCGCGTCTCGAGATCGAGATCTGATGCCCGCTGGCGCCTTCATCATCGGACCGAGGTAACCATGAGCAGCGAAATCCTTCAGGCCATCGAACAAGTCGGACGAGAAAAAGGAATCGAAGTGGATGTCGTCATCCGGGCCGTGGAGGATGCCTATGCGGCCGCGTCGAAGAAATACTTCCGCTCCAAGGAAGAATTCGGCGCCCGTTTCAACCGGGACAGCGGAGCCCTGGAAGTCTTCGCCAAGAAGCGAGTGGTGGAGAGCGTGACCAATCCCGACCTCGAGATCTCCCTGAAAGAGGCGGGACGTCTGGATCCCGCCGCGGACCTGGAGTCGGTGGTGGAGATCCCGCGGCCCGTGGAAGGGCTCGGCCGAATCGCCGCGCAGGCCGCCAAGCAGATCATTTTTCAAAAGGTGCGAGAAGCCGAGCGGGAAAACGTCTATAAGGAGTACAGCGGGCGCCTGGGCGAGCTCATCAACGGGTTCGTGAAGCGCTTCGAGAGAGGCAGCATCGTCATCGACCTGGGGAAGGCCGAGGCGGTTCTCCCAAAGAAGGAGCAGTCGAAGGCCGAGCACTACAACCAGGGCGACCGCCTCCGCGCGATCATCGTCGACGTCGACAAGAACGCGAAAGGGCCCCAGATCATCCTCTCGCGGACGGATCCGCGCCTGTTGATCAAGCTGTTCGAGATGGAGGTGCCGGAGATTTACGACGGCACGGTCAAGATCGAGGTCGCTGTCCGCGACGCCGGCGACCGCGCGAAAATAGCGGTGCGTTCGAAGGACAAAGACGTGGATCCGGTGGGCGCCTGCGTCGGCATGAAAGGATCGCGCGTCCAGGCAATCATCCGGGAGCTGCGCGGCGAGAAAATCGACATCGTCCAGTATTCCGAGGAGGTGAGCTCCTTCGTCACGCACGCGCTGAATCCCGCCCGCATCAATCGCGTCTCCATCGTCGATCACGAGGCCAAGGTGCTGGAGGTCGTCGTAGACGATGATCAGCTCTCCCTCGCCATAGGCAAGAAGGGCCAGAACGTGCGGCTGGCCTCACGACTGGTGGGCTGGCGCATCGACATCAAGAGCGAGCAGGACAAGAAGCGCGAGGTGGAGATGGAGATGGAGCGCATGGCCCGCGCCAACCGTCCCCTCGAGAGCGTTGAGGACCTGAGCATCCGCTCGCTGCAGAAGCTGCAGGAAGCGGGCTTCACCACCATCGGCAGCGTCCTTGCCGTAGGCCTGGACGGAATGACGGGCATTCCGTCGATCGGCCCGAAGACCGCCGAGAAGATCCTCCAGACGCTGCGCGAGGTGTTGGATGCTCCATTGCCCGAGGCCGCCGAGGAGCCGGCGGAAATGTCCGGGGAAGACTCCTCCCCGGAGGAACCGACCGGCGACGAGGCCGGGACGGCCACTCCGGAGGAGATGGCGGCCGCTTCCGGCCGCGACGAAGAGGAATAGCACCCCGGCTCGAGAGAAGGGATCGAATCCGATATGGCCAAGATACGCGTTTATCAGCTCGCAAAGCTCCTGAAGATCAGCAACGACGAGGCCGTCGACCTGTTGCGCAAGGGGGGCGTCGACGTCAAGTCCAACCTGAGCAGCATTGACGAAGAGCTCGTCGAGAGGTTCCGCGGCAAGACGGCTCGCACGGAGGAAGCGTCGTCCGCCGTCCCCGCGAGCAAGACGGCACCCAAGCCTGTCGCGCCGGCCAAGGCGGAGGCGCGCCCGGCCGCGAGGCGTCCGGCGCCCCCCAAAGCAAAGCCCCCGGAGCCTATCGCCAAGAAAACCGTGACCGGCACGCCTCCCCGCCCCGCCGGACAGGCCCCCGCATCTCCAGGGGCCAAAGCTTCGGGCCCGAGCAGTCCGGCGCGACCTGTTGCCACGACGCGACCAGCTGCCGCGCGCGGCCAGGGATCCGGACCGGGAGCGGCCACCTCCACCCCGGCTCCGCGGCCTCGTGTGGTGCCGCCCGAGGCGCCGCGCGTCGTCGCTCAGACACCTTCAATCCAGCCTCCTTCTCCGCCCGCTCCGACCATCCGTCCGGTTCCCGCGCCGCCCGCGCCGCCGAAGGATGTCGTTCTGACCGAAGGGGTCACCATCAAGGAGCTGTCCGAGAAAACCGAAATCAAATCCAAGGACATTATCAAGAAGCTTCTCGATCGCGGAATCCTCGCCACCATCAATCAGCCGCTCGACATCGAAATCGCCAAGCAGGTTTGCCGGGACTTCGGCTACGAGGCCCGCATCATTTCGTTCGAAGATGACGCGATCCGGGAGCACCAGACCACGGCCGTGGCCGGCGGAACGAAATCGCGCGATCCGGTCGTCACGATCATGGGCCACGTGGATCACGGGAAGACCTCGCTGCTCGACGCTATTCGCGAATCCAAGATTACCGAGCAGGAGCACGGAGGCATCACCCAGCACATCGGCGCCTACCATGTCCAGGTCAAGGGCCGCGGGATCACCTTCATCGACACTCCCGGCCATGAGGCCTTCACGCTGATGCGCTCGCGCGGAGCCCGCGTGACCGATGTCGTCGTGCTGGTGGTTGCCGCCGATGACGGGGTCATGCCGCAGACCATCGAAGCCATCGATCACGCGCGTGCCGCGGGCGTGCCCATCGTGGTGGCCATCAACAAGATCGACAAGCCGGGCGCCAACCTTGACCGCGTGAAGAAAGCCCTGGCGGACCAGAACCTGCTGGTCGAGGATTGGGGAGGGCAGGTCGTGAGCGTCGCGATTTCAGCGAAGCAGCGTCTGCACATCGATGATCTGCTCGACATGATCCTGCTGGTGGCCGATCTGAACGAGCTCAAGGCGGATCCCGAGCAGCCGGCCACGGGCACCATCCTCGAGGCCAGGCTCGATCGAAACCGCGGCTCCGTGGCCACCGTGCTGGTGCAAAACGGCACGCTGCGGGTGGGCGACGCGTTCATCGCGGGCGCCGTCAGCGGCAAGGTGCGCGCGATGCTCGACGACCGGGCCCGTAAGAAGATAGCGGCCGGACCGTCCATCCCGGTCGAGGTCCTCGGACTGCAGGGGGTCCCTCTGGCGGGCGATCGCTTCCAGGTGATCGAAGACGAGGTCAAGGCCCGGCAGATCGGCACTTTCCGCCAGTCGAAGCTGCGCCAGGAATCGCTGGCGAAGTCCTCCCGCCTTTCCCTGGAGCACCTCTTCCAGCAGATCAAGGAAGGGGCCATCAAGGAGCTGCCCATCGTCCTGAAAGCGGACGTCCAGGGCTCGGTGGAGGTCCTGGCGAAGAGCCTGGATGATCTGTCGACCGAGCAGGTCAAGGTGCGCCTCATCCATACGGGCACGGGCGCGATCACCGAGACTGACGTCCTTCTGGCCTCGGCGAGCAACGCCATCATCGTCGGGTTCAACGTGCGCCCGGACCGCTCGGCCGCCGACCTTGCGGACAAGGAGAAGGTGGACATCCGGCTGCACACCGTCATCTACGAGGTGCACGACGAGATCAAGAGCGCGATGGTCGGTCTCCTGGAGCCCAAGGTTACCGAGCAGTACCTGGGCAGGGCGGAGATCCGCAACACCTTCAAGATCCCGAAGATCGGCACGGTGGCCGGCACCTACGTCGTCGACGGCAAGATGCTGCGGGGATCGCAGGTGCGCCTCCTCCGGAACAACGTCATCGTCCATCAGGGGCGGATGGCCTCGCTGAAGCGCTTCAAGGAGGACGTCGGAGAGGTGAAGTCCGGCTATGAGTGCGGGATCGGCCTGGAGAGGTTCAACGACGTGAAGGTCGGCGACATCATCGAAGCCTTCAAGCTCGAGAAGGTCTACCAGAAGACGCTCTGACTCCCGCGAGCTGCGTCTCCCTGAAGCCCGAGGAATCTCCATGACCGTCGGCCTCTGTCTCGTGGAGATGCATCTGGCGGGCTGCCACTCCCTCAAGGAGAAGCGCCGCATCCTGCGGCACCTGAAGGACCGCCTGCGGGCGAAGTTCAACCTCGCGGTGGCGGAGCTTGAGCACCAGGACCTGTGGCAGCGGGCCAGCCTGGGAGCGGTCAGCATCGCTTCGTCACGGCAGCCGGTCGAGTCGTGCTTCGAACAAATCCGCGCGATCCTGGAAGCCGAGGTGCCGGGAGAGATCTCCAGCTTCCATGTAGAGTTCCTGAGTTGAGGTCGGTATGGGACATGCCCGCCGCGAACGGGTCGCAGAGGCCTTGCGCGACGAGATTTCGGGACTGCTGCGCCGGGAGATCCGCGATCCCCGGATCGGTTTCGTGACCCTGACCGGGGTCGAGGTCAGTCCGGATCTGTCGCACGCAAAAGTGTTCGTCTCGGTCCTCGGTCCCGAGAAGGCGCACGCGGCCTCTCTGGAAGCCCTCAATCGGGCTGCCCGCTACCTGCAGCGCCAGGTGTTCAAACGGCTGCGCCTCAAGAAGGCCATTTCCCTGCTTTTCGTCGCCGACGAGGCGGTCGCCTCGGGCACGCGGGTCGAGGAGCTGCTGCAGGAAATCCACCAGGCCGGTGCGGACGAGGAAGAATGAAGGAGCTGAGCGGAGTCCTGCTGCTCGACAAGGCCTCGGGCCTCACCTCGCACGACGTGGTGCAGCGCGTCCGCGGGATGCTGTCCCAGCAGCGCGTCGGCCATACCGGAACGCTGGATCCCCTGGCCACCGGGCTGCTGCCGCTATGCTTGGGGCAGGCGACGCGCCTGTCGCAGTTCCTAACCTCTTCCGACAAGACCTACGCCGGGACGATACGTTTCGGCTGGGCGACCGACACCCACGACCGCGAGGGAAAGCCGCTCGGGGAGACCCGCGCCGTCCGCTTCTCCCAGGGCGACCTGGAGCGTGCGCTGGCATCCCTCACCGGAACGATCACCCAGATCCCTCCGATGTTCTCCGCCAAGAAGCACGGCGGGGTGCCGATGTACCGCTACGCACGCAAGAACCAGGAAGTGCCACGCGATCCGGTGCGCGTCACCATCCACCGGCTGACGCTGCTGAAGCT
This region of Candidatus Polarisedimenticolia bacterium genomic DNA includes:
- the truB gene encoding tRNA pseudouridine(55) synthase TruB → MKELSGVLLLDKASGLTSHDVVQRVRGMLSQQRVGHTGTLDPLATGLLPLCLGQATRLSQFLTSSDKTYAGTIRFGWATDTHDREGKPLGETRAVRFSQGDLERALASLTGTITQIPPMFSAKKHGGVPMYRYARKNQEVPRDPVRVTIHRLTLLKLRGEEMDFEVKSSPGTYIRVLAHDLGTVLGCGAHLQDLRRTSCGDFQVEEAFTLERLEATVREHGTSQALIPLSRVPLGFPTVVANRAGLTAVRNGRALGIREILPSRSCLAEGMSRVESESGDLLAIARISRKDGQDIPVIQPQIVFAGA
- the rbfA gene encoding 30S ribosome-binding factor RbfA, translated to MGHARRERVAEALRDEISGLLRREIRDPRIGFVTLTGVEVSPDLSHAKVFVSVLGPEKAHAASLEALNRAARYLQRQVFKRLRLKKAISLLFVADEAVASGTRVEELLQEIHQAGADEEE
- the rimP gene encoding ribosome maturation factor RimP — protein: MTSGTEKGEILTKVTSLVQRAVEGLGFELVHIDLEKQRGAWFLRIYIDKPAGVTLDDCAQASRQVSTELDVEDMVPGRYTLEISSPGLDRPLRTDADFLRYVGRKVFIHTREPLQQQRNFVGLLKSLEAGVVMLQDARGALWAIPRNLITKARLEIEI
- the infB gene encoding translation initiation factor IF-2, giving the protein MAKIRVYQLAKLLKISNDEAVDLLRKGGVDVKSNLSSIDEELVERFRGKTARTEEASSAVPASKTAPKPVAPAKAEARPAARRPAPPKAKPPEPIAKKTVTGTPPRPAGQAPASPGAKASGPSSPARPVATTRPAAARGQGSGPGAATSTPAPRPRVVPPEAPRVVAQTPSIQPPSPPAPTIRPVPAPPAPPKDVVLTEGVTIKELSEKTEIKSKDIIKKLLDRGILATINQPLDIEIAKQVCRDFGYEARIISFEDDAIREHQTTAVAGGTKSRDPVVTIMGHVDHGKTSLLDAIRESKITEQEHGGITQHIGAYHVQVKGRGITFIDTPGHEAFTLMRSRGARVTDVVVLVVAADDGVMPQTIEAIDHARAAGVPIVVAINKIDKPGANLDRVKKALADQNLLVEDWGGQVVSVAISAKQRLHIDDLLDMILLVADLNELKADPEQPATGTILEARLDRNRGSVATVLVQNGTLRVGDAFIAGAVSGKVRAMLDDRARKKIAAGPSIPVEVLGLQGVPLAGDRFQVIEDEVKARQIGTFRQSKLRQESLAKSSRLSLEHLFQQIKEGAIKELPIVLKADVQGSVEVLAKSLDDLSTEQVKVRLIHTGTGAITETDVLLASASNAIIVGFNVRPDRSAADLADKEKVDIRLHTVIYEVHDEIKSAMVGLLEPKVTEQYLGRAEIRNTFKIPKIGTVAGTYVVDGKMLRGSQVRLLRNNVIVHQGRMASLKRFKEDVGEVKSGYECGIGLERFNDVKVGDIIEAFKLEKVYQKTL
- the nusA gene encoding transcription termination factor NusA, translated to MSSEILQAIEQVGREKGIEVDVVIRAVEDAYAAASKKYFRSKEEFGARFNRDSGALEVFAKKRVVESVTNPDLEISLKEAGRLDPAADLESVVEIPRPVEGLGRIAAQAAKQIIFQKVREAERENVYKEYSGRLGELINGFVKRFERGSIVIDLGKAEAVLPKKEQSKAEHYNQGDRLRAIIVDVDKNAKGPQIILSRTDPRLLIKLFEMEVPEIYDGTVKIEVAVRDAGDRAKIAVRSKDKDVDPVGACVGMKGSRVQAIIRELRGEKIDIVQYSEEVSSFVTHALNPARINRVSIVDHEAKVLEVVVDDDQLSLAIGKKGQNVRLASRLVGWRIDIKSEQDKKREVEMEMERMARANRPLESVEDLSIRSLQKLQEAGFTTIGSVLAVGLDGMTGIPSIGPKTAEKILQTLREVLDAPLPEAAEEPAEMSGEDSSPEEPTGDEAGTATPEEMAAASGRDEEE
- a CDS encoding DUF503 domain-containing protein produces the protein MTVGLCLVEMHLAGCHSLKEKRRILRHLKDRLRAKFNLAVAELEHQDLWQRASLGAVSIASSRQPVESCFEQIRAILEAEVPGEISSFHVEFLS